A genomic segment from Polyangiaceae bacterium encodes:
- a CDS encoding radical SAM protein, with protein sequence MSLAQLKKDAIFAATIFQRKPFSCLIQVTNRCNMECSFCDFWPHPAPPKQELSLDEFQRIADELAELGCFVISVEGGEPLARPDIVEIVRILSKRHITALFTNGWFVTEEKAKALWDAGLVHGNVSIDYPDASRHDGKRRLSGATDRAWKAVDIFRQTAPRGGKQVHVMTVLMENNWRDLEALLLQSKAHGVGHQLTLLSISGYRRAKDGPDKMPPMGVTDHVLHLWKKYPHLRYFRDYFARIDDFLNEGPMPTCSAGTTGFNIDHVGNVSPCIERIDESVGNVREASLSELHERLRKKQDIVSQCQRCWTACRGINQALGHGGSAQSLLDLATRMRT encoded by the coding sequence ATGAGCCTTGCGCAATTGAAAAAGGACGCGATTTTTGCGGCGACCATTTTCCAACGAAAGCCATTTTCTTGTTTGATTCAAGTGACCAATCGCTGCAACATGGAGTGCAGCTTTTGCGACTTTTGGCCTCATCCTGCACCGCCAAAACAGGAACTATCGCTCGACGAATTCCAGCGCATCGCCGACGAGCTCGCCGAGCTTGGTTGTTTCGTGATTTCCGTCGAAGGAGGCGAGCCGCTCGCGAGGCCCGATATCGTCGAGATCGTCCGAATTTTGTCGAAAAGGCACATCACGGCCCTATTTACCAATGGTTGGTTCGTCACGGAAGAAAAGGCCAAAGCATTGTGGGACGCGGGCCTCGTGCATGGCAATGTTTCAATCGATTATCCGGATGCGTCTCGCCATGACGGCAAACGTCGTTTGTCTGGAGCAACCGATCGCGCATGGAAAGCCGTCGATATTTTTCGACAAACCGCTCCGCGCGGGGGCAAACAGGTGCACGTGATGACCGTGCTCATGGAAAACAATTGGCGAGACCTCGAAGCGCTGCTACTGCAAAGCAAAGCGCATGGCGTGGGGCATCAACTCACGCTGCTCTCCATTTCGGGATATCGTCGGGCCAAGGACGGTCCCGACAAGATGCCACCCATGGGCGTCACCGATCACGTCCTGCATTTATGGAAGAAGTATCCACATTTGCGCTATTTTCGCGATTACTTTGCGCGCATCGATGATTTTTTGAACGAAGGTCCCATGCCCACGTGCAGCGCGGGTACGACGGGATTCAACATTGATCACGTAGGCAACGTATCGCCTTGCATCGAGCGCATCGACGAAAGCGTGGGCAACGTTCGCGAGGCGTCACTGTCGGAGCTGCATGAGCGACTCCGCAAAAAACAAGATATTGTTTCGCAATGCCAGCGTTGTTGGACCGCGTGCCGCGGCATCAATCAGGCGCTCGGTCATGGCGGATCGGCGCAAAGCCTCTTGGATTTGGCAACGCGTATGCGCACGTAG
- a CDS encoding aspartate aminotransferase family protein — MPSPVSSHPAVDKYAKHINPAFVKLLGAFGYGRVFVRASGSRMWDHEGREYLDFLAGFGAHNMGHNHPVLRERMRDFLLEDVPNLVHVGPPVHAAELAEELTRRTGPLTSCLFSCTGSDAVEAALKLARAATGKKTLVYCQNGYHGLNLGTLSVDGVARMRELFEPLLPACEQVPFGDLAALERVLSKRNAAAFLVEPIQAEGGMVMPPNGYLRSAQDLCRKYGALLVLDEVQTGIGRTGTLFACEAEGFFPDVLVLGKALGGGMTAISATLTTPELQKRAFGTMERFDLHGSTYAGNSFSCRTASAVLSIMDDEKLVDASKTKGAALMQKLNARLSGHPLVRELRGRGLFVGIELGPTEKGGFLHRALPQIVEAVSKRIFGQWLAVRLLEDGIIAQPASQQWNVLKLEPPLTVTDAEIDTVVNRIGAILDEYREVGPIVRDATERLGKQAMGGWRFG; from the coding sequence ATGCCCTCCCCCGTTTCCTCGCACCCCGCCGTCGACAAATACGCCAAGCACATCAATCCCGCGTTCGTCAAGCTTCTTGGCGCATTCGGGTACGGGCGCGTGTTCGTGCGAGCGTCGGGCTCGCGCATGTGGGACCACGAAGGCCGCGAGTATCTCGATTTTCTCGCAGGATTCGGCGCCCACAACATGGGCCACAATCATCCGGTGCTCCGCGAAAGGATGCGGGACTTTTTGCTCGAAGACGTCCCGAACCTCGTCCATGTCGGCCCTCCCGTACACGCGGCGGAGCTTGCCGAAGAACTGACGCGTCGCACGGGACCACTCACGTCGTGTCTATTTTCATGCACCGGTTCCGATGCGGTCGAAGCCGCGCTCAAACTCGCCCGAGCCGCCACGGGCAAAAAAACGCTCGTGTATTGCCAAAACGGATATCACGGTTTGAACCTTGGAACCTTGTCCGTCGACGGAGTCGCTCGCATGCGCGAGCTATTCGAGCCGCTTTTACCTGCATGCGAACAGGTGCCCTTCGGCGACTTGGCAGCGCTCGAACGCGTGCTCTCCAAGCGCAATGCGGCCGCATTTCTCGTCGAACCCATTCAAGCCGAAGGTGGCATGGTGATGCCGCCGAACGGGTACCTTCGGTCGGCGCAGGACCTTTGCCGTAAATATGGAGCCCTGCTGGTGCTCGACGAAGTGCAAACGGGAATTGGTCGCACGGGGACGCTTTTTGCGTGCGAGGCCGAGGGGTTTTTCCCGGATGTCCTGGTGCTCGGCAAAGCGCTCGGCGGAGGCATGACGGCCATATCGGCGACGCTCACGACGCCCGAATTGCAAAAACGTGCATTCGGAACGATGGAACGATTCGATTTGCATGGTTCGACGTACGCGGGCAATTCGTTTTCGTGTCGTACGGCATCGGCGGTCCTTTCCATCATGGATGACGAAAAGCTCGTGGATGCAAGCAAAACGAAGGGCGCGGCCCTCATGCAAAAATTGAACGCGCGTTTGTCCGGCCATCCTCTCGTGCGTGAATTGCGCGGACGCGGATTGTTCGTCGGAATCGAGCTTGGTCCGACGGAGAAAGGCGGCTTTTTGCACCGAGCCTTGCCACAAATCGTCGAGGCAGTATCAAAGCGCATTTTTGGACAATGGCTTGCCGTTCGGTTACTCGAAGACGGAATTATCGCGCAGCCGGCGAGTCAACAATGGAACGTGTTGAAGCTCGAGCCGCCGCTCACGGTCACGGATGCGGAAATCGATACGGTCGTGAATCGCATTGGCGCGATTTTGGATGAATATCGCGAAGTGGGTCCCATCGTGCGTGACGCAACCGAGCGGCTTGGAAAACAGGCCATGGGTGGATGGAGGTTCGGATGA
- a CDS encoding alpha/beta hydrolase — protein MCDESLAVLMGIGDLIGATDIAGGSPEQGRLTMAESQLMIEDDACPDVHVQDLVLEQGGARVPARKYVPRGLSKPSPGIVYYHGGGFVLGDLDTHDRHCQHLARDASARVIAVDYRLAPENPFPAAVDDATLAFRCVARRANDFDMDPTRLAVMGDSAGGNLAAVVARKTRNDTQRPALQVLVYPAVDGSCAMKSHKTFGQGWLLTTESMEWFYHHYVGDDPAARRQVDVSPLFADDFGGLPPALVYTAGFDPLRDEGMAYAERLEKSGITVRQHCFGSLTHGFAAMGGLCAAAREAAQHISRDVGRALREGLSARTENAA, from the coding sequence GTGTGCGACGAATCCCTCGCCGTGCTCATGGGCATAGGTGACCTCATCGGAGCAACGGACATTGCAGGCGGCTCTCCGGAACAGGGACGCTTGACGATGGCGGAATCGCAGTTGATGATCGAAGACGACGCCTGCCCCGACGTGCATGTGCAAGACTTGGTGCTCGAGCAGGGCGGAGCACGCGTGCCCGCTCGGAAGTACGTACCTCGAGGTTTGTCCAAACCTTCGCCAGGCATCGTGTACTATCATGGTGGCGGGTTTGTCTTGGGCGACCTCGATACGCACGACCGCCACTGTCAACACCTTGCGCGCGATGCATCCGCGCGTGTGATCGCCGTCGATTACAGGCTCGCGCCAGAAAACCCCTTCCCTGCAGCCGTCGATGACGCCACGCTTGCGTTTCGCTGCGTTGCGCGTCGAGCAAACGACTTCGACATGGATCCAACTCGGCTCGCCGTGATGGGTGACAGCGCGGGAGGCAATCTCGCGGCCGTCGTGGCGCGGAAAACGCGAAACGATACGCAAAGGCCAGCGCTACAAGTGCTCGTCTATCCCGCGGTCGACGGCTCGTGCGCAATGAAGTCCCATAAAACCTTCGGTCAAGGCTGGCTCTTGACGACAGAAAGCATGGAATGGTTTTACCACCATTACGTTGGAGATGATCCGGCGGCGCGGCGTCAAGTCGACGTATCACCTCTATTTGCAGACGATTTTGGAGGTTTGCCCCCGGCGCTCGTGTACACCGCTGGATTCGATCCGCTTCGTGACGAAGGCATGGCGTATGCCGAACGGCTCGAGAAATCGGGAATTACCGTGCGCCAGCATTGTTTTGGCTCGCTGACGCACGGTTTTGCTGCTATGGGTGGATTGTGCGCGGCGGCGCGCGAAGCGGCGCAGCACATCTCACGAGACGTAGGTCGAGCATTGCGGGAAGGACTTTCGGCGCGTACGGAAAACGCTGCGTAA
- a CDS encoding thioredoxin family protein: MMSAVALVPACKRDAPPAPAAQSMPSQSAPAAPASAAAVAGHHASPPWFDGSVDQAFARARTDGSLVFLYWGAAWCPPCNELKAQVFNKPIFAEMVRGFVPVYLDGDTVDAQRLAETFAISAYPTIVILDPDKQELLRLGGSLDAGEVERALGSVRSKGQSFRAAMGRLESKTPTADDCNVLAHTAWELFPEDQWPLSKVMTSLRSAVDACPAKLMRERALLASTLVGLASIHRNDANVSVIVKQVAANVQTRLDLILASEETAWAARAFVNNRASDVAEWIEGKNPSSSTAGWKARWLEAAAWIRARKEASVDNRLSTFLPMLDFELQANPDKPISEATRTTIVAAVERADAEAKTQAERHAVVSTAAYMLRRVGHADRAKTMLLAEAERSNTPFYYYSSLAAQEQALGHMDEARTWTRKARESATGRATRLQWITHDVQLNAKPNNPEERRYVLALADEFYALATSIDDGFVGRNRLRATQIRKTLDSLQGDDVKELLARHKAACEKLGPSAKAACQKHFE; encoded by the coding sequence ATGATGAGTGCCGTGGCGCTCGTGCCCGCATGCAAGCGCGATGCACCGCCGGCTCCTGCGGCGCAATCCATGCCGAGTCAGTCTGCGCCCGCTGCGCCGGCGTCGGCTGCGGCGGTCGCGGGGCATCACGCTTCGCCGCCGTGGTTCGACGGTAGCGTCGATCAGGCGTTTGCCCGTGCACGAACCGACGGATCGCTCGTATTTCTTTATTGGGGTGCGGCTTGGTGCCCGCCATGTAATGAACTGAAGGCGCAGGTTTTCAACAAGCCCATTTTTGCAGAAATGGTGCGCGGGTTCGTCCCGGTATACCTCGATGGGGACACCGTCGATGCGCAGCGCTTGGCCGAAACATTTGCCATTTCGGCTTATCCCACCATCGTGATCCTCGATCCGGACAAACAAGAGCTATTGCGCCTCGGCGGGAGTCTCGATGCAGGTGAAGTCGAACGGGCACTTGGTTCCGTGCGCAGCAAGGGCCAAAGTTTTCGGGCTGCGATGGGGCGTTTGGAATCGAAAACCCCCACGGCCGATGATTGTAACGTGCTTGCGCATACGGCTTGGGAGCTTTTCCCCGAAGATCAATGGCCTCTGTCAAAGGTCATGACGTCATTGCGTTCAGCCGTGGATGCTTGTCCGGCCAAACTCATGCGCGAGCGGGCGCTTTTGGCTTCTACGCTCGTTGGATTGGCGTCCATCCACCGAAACGACGCAAACGTATCTGTCATCGTGAAGCAAGTCGCGGCGAACGTGCAAACGCGCCTGGACCTCATTCTTGCGAGCGAAGAGACGGCGTGGGCGGCCCGCGCGTTCGTGAACAATCGCGCGAGCGACGTTGCAGAATGGATCGAAGGGAAAAACCCGTCATCATCGACGGCGGGGTGGAAAGCAAGGTGGCTCGAAGCGGCAGCGTGGATTCGTGCAAGAAAGGAAGCTTCGGTGGACAATCGTCTTTCCACATTTCTTCCCATGCTCGATTTCGAGCTGCAAGCCAATCCGGACAAACCCATATCGGAAGCGACACGCACCACCATCGTTGCTGCGGTCGAACGAGCCGACGCGGAGGCAAAAACGCAGGCCGAACGACATGCCGTCGTTTCCACTGCGGCCTACATGCTTCGTCGGGTGGGTCATGCCGATCGAGCGAAAACCATGCTCTTGGCCGAGGCGGAGCGTTCCAACACGCCATTCTATTATTACAGCAGCCTTGCGGCGCAAGAACAAGCGCTCGGGCACATGGACGAAGCGCGCACGTGGACGCGCAAAGCACGAGAAAGTGCGACCGGGAGGGCGACAAGGCTACAATGGATAACGCACGACGTTCAATTGAACGCAAAACCGAACAATCCAGAGGAACGTCGTTACGTGTTGGCCCTGGCGGACGAGTTTTACGCGCTTGCCACGTCGATCGACGATGGGTTTGTGGGAAGAAACCGTCTGCGCGCTACGCAAATCAGAAAAACCCTCGATTCTTTGCAAGGGGACGATGTCAAGGAATTGCTTGCTCGGCACAAGGCCGCATGCGAGAAACTCGGGCCATCTGCCAAGGCCGCGTGCCAAAAGCATTTCGAATGA
- a CDS encoding ATP-dependent Clp protease adaptor ClpS produces the protein MGSDPNRRHDDADGDVAIKRERKVAKAKRYQVVFHNDHYTTKWFVVDVLERFFHMGETSALSFMMAVHNTGRGVAGVYTKDIAESKVDAVHDYARQHGMPLRLTAEPEE, from the coding sequence ATGGGAAGCGATCCGAATCGAAGACACGATGACGCCGATGGCGACGTAGCGATCAAACGCGAGCGCAAGGTTGCCAAAGCAAAGCGGTACCAAGTCGTATTCCACAACGATCACTACACGACGAAGTGGTTTGTTGTGGATGTGCTCGAACGTTTTTTCCACATGGGCGAAACGTCGGCCTTGTCCTTCATGATGGCGGTACACAACACCGGCCGAGGTGTCGCGGGCGTGTACACGAAAGACATCGCCGAATCGAAGGTCGATGCCGTGCACGATTATGCCAGACAGCACGGAATGCCGCTACGGCTGACCGCTGAACCGGAAGAGTGA
- a CDS encoding PAAR domain-containing protein encodes MGSSALAAKVGSRLAHAALPMVMPSAAMVASALGAHVVGPAGLGGAGAAAVGAGFGAAPGISMISLMDMIPIITTGAIATGAFDVMLGPGQFAVFAPSLPQPCAPHLAQPIAMGSPTVSVHGMQLVRVGDKTTCGAFVCDGVKTVVIGGPGAPPAPVSMADVAGALGGVALGALLEKTGAVQAVNEFGAALLETSDKVIAKVDEVLDKGLDAMDKTLDTAAGAVDKVAGTAGAVLGKVGEMVGAVGGAVEAILGGAGLTGKNR; translated from the coding sequence ATGGGTTCTAGCGCGCTGGCGGCAAAAGTTGGGTCTCGATTGGCGCATGCCGCGCTTCCCATGGTCATGCCGAGCGCTGCAATGGTTGCGTCGGCTCTGGGCGCGCATGTCGTAGGCCCGGCGGGTCTTGGCGGGGCCGGTGCTGCGGCCGTGGGAGCCGGCTTTGGAGCGGCTCCTGGCATATCCATGATTTCGCTCATGGATATGATTCCCATCATCACGACGGGCGCCATTGCCACGGGAGCATTCGACGTGATGCTCGGACCGGGACAATTCGCGGTATTTGCGCCGTCGCTCCCTCAACCGTGCGCGCCGCATTTGGCGCAACCCATTGCAATGGGCAGTCCGACGGTGAGCGTTCACGGCATGCAGCTCGTGCGCGTTGGCGACAAGACGACATGCGGCGCTTTCGTGTGTGATGGCGTGAAAACGGTCGTGATTGGCGGCCCAGGGGCGCCTCCGGCTCCTGTATCGATGGCTGACGTTGCCGGAGCGCTCGGTGGTGTTGCGCTGGGAGCGTTGCTCGAAAAAACGGGCGCCGTGCAAGCGGTCAACGAGTTTGGCGCGGCACTATTGGAAACGTCGGACAAGGTGATTGCAAAGGTGGACGAGGTTCTGGACAAGGGCCTCGATGCAATGGACAAAACGCTGGATACGGCGGCGGGCGCTGTGGACAAGGTAGCTGGCACGGCAGGCGCGGTGCTTGGCAAAGTTGGGGAAATGGTGGGCGCGGTCGGCGGAGCGGTCGAGGCGATTTTGGGTGGAGCCGGGCTGACGGGCAAGAATAGATAA
- a CDS encoding DUF1795 domain-containing protein produces the protein MARYESRDVTFDVPRHWDDRTLVAFAAPAKPGQGTAPNVVMTRDTLGPEETIQSYADKQLAELSKRLEGFELDERKETTFGGQPGVELRFSWQGSAGKLEQRLAMAAGRRRTVFCFNATMAKADADQMNPLFDRIMSTIRFPRPGEST, from the coding sequence ATGGCACGTTACGAAAGCCGCGACGTTACCTTCGATGTGCCGCGTCATTGGGACGACCGGACGCTCGTTGCATTTGCTGCTCCGGCCAAACCGGGACAAGGCACGGCGCCGAACGTGGTGATGACGCGGGATACGCTGGGACCGGAAGAAACCATTCAATCGTACGCGGACAAACAGCTTGCCGAATTGTCCAAGCGGCTCGAAGGGTTCGAGCTCGACGAACGAAAGGAAACGACGTTCGGCGGACAGCCTGGAGTCGAATTACGTTTTTCCTGGCAAGGCTCCGCGGGCAAACTCGAACAGCGTTTGGCGATGGCCGCCGGGCGGAGGCGCACGGTATTTTGTTTCAATGCCACGATGGCCAAAGCCGATGCGGATCAAATGAATCCGCTTTTCGATCGTATCATGTCCACCATTCGTTTCCCTCGTCCCGGGGAATCCACTTGA
- the tssI gene encoding type VI secretion system tip protein VgrG: MDNLELRFAAPDINLSVRSFSVVEEMSTPFDISIVARSADEDIDLDAIVGHGAGFKVASSLAWSGIVQFAEQVDVEPDGLSTYFVRIVPALTRTSLRKNNRIFQHLSVPDIAKKLLADWEIEPVLELDAAAFPKLDYRVQYGETDFAFLSRLLEEAGINYHFRAPEAGSEAPSQLVLVADPGVRDSRGSLLYINNLEHAKGVDAITGVKISHQVRPGRVTLRDHDFRRRPDFQLIADAKCSLDSESRYESYAYAPGAFVIDPGRHDEREGKTLATRRLDAARQGRRKVLFQTTALSLAPGEIFGIDAHPRADLGPDKRLLMIQRTLEGTSEGEWVSTGMAVFADDPYRPSLVTPKPRMGGLQSAVVVGPAGEEIHVDEHGRVRVQFHWDREGKYTDESSCWMRVSQAWAGRGFGMASLPRIGQEVLVDFLEGDPDQPIIVGRLFNGTSPHPYKLPDHKTKTSWKSDSSPGSGGFNEITFEDAKGREKVIVHAQKDRDEVIRENQSTQIGKDLDVQVGANEKHKIGADQTWHIVGSRTTRVEKNDILVVGGDCHIQLGETGASLSNGRVVLSTGKASLTLADGDIFLDASGSIKVSSGGLASLAGKEVHIDGAPNVLLNTAGGGAPLPMTLGTLEVALADLQIPDAIKSVAKSLKAPIFDEIPGGFDEEAIEGALKKLLEIPPKSIADAPGYLLMPESINEQIQSQIDKILETPTMLVSNILDRVALEQQKLADRIEQLRARAGEIVGDVQEKIRGAVEDLRARAEAAKQMAIAKFEEVKARLEAAKAQVQAKIQELRGKLEEAKARAEALVEEFKGKLEAAKAAVMGKVNEVKERFEEAKARVQAKIDEIKGRIEAVKEQAKAKIDEIKGRISELKEQAKAKVQEIKERVLAMKDQAVEKFQEMKKQATDIIEMAKSQVEAAKARVEELKGQIEGAKEQVKQKVAEWKGKVEEWKAAAKAQVEEVKAQAKAVVDEVKGTIESAKETVKQTIADAKEVVADVKALPKEFANEAKAAWNEAKTEAKDAWNQTKQEAKQTWQEAKDTWKQAKDEAKATWDQTKDEAKAAFNEAKADAKQTIEDLKGEAKKAAEDAKSAAKDIKGDAKEAWNDIKDEAEDFWGDLKDIGKGGSNDAAQASANEAESGAEAAKQALQNIFGQNGVPNGAQAISGPNVGIPGAPDSGSMGQMLSRAGGFTGDDVAQALNQSSGGATIFQSPSEGQMFILKTQNASPLSAGELNAHLVEAQMNGFSSGDAFVHTLSQKGYAVYERPWGELGEAFVKRSAVI; the protein is encoded by the coding sequence ATGGATAACCTCGAACTTCGCTTCGCCGCCCCCGATATCAACCTGTCGGTCCGCAGCTTCTCCGTCGTCGAGGAAATGTCGACTCCGTTCGACATCTCCATCGTCGCTCGCTCGGCAGACGAAGACATCGATCTCGACGCAATCGTCGGTCATGGCGCAGGCTTCAAAGTCGCAAGCTCCCTCGCCTGGAGCGGTATCGTTCAGTTCGCCGAACAAGTCGACGTCGAACCCGACGGTTTGTCCACGTACTTCGTGCGCATCGTCCCCGCGCTGACGCGTACGTCGCTCCGCAAAAACAACCGCATTTTCCAGCATCTGTCGGTCCCCGACATCGCCAAGAAATTGCTCGCCGATTGGGAAATCGAACCCGTCCTCGAGCTCGATGCAGCCGCCTTCCCAAAACTCGACTACCGAGTGCAGTACGGCGAGACCGACTTTGCATTTCTGTCGCGTCTGCTCGAAGAAGCCGGCATCAACTACCACTTCCGCGCGCCCGAAGCAGGCAGCGAAGCACCCAGCCAACTCGTCCTCGTCGCCGATCCTGGCGTGCGCGATTCACGAGGATCGCTGCTCTACATCAACAACCTCGAACACGCCAAAGGCGTCGATGCGATCACGGGCGTCAAGATCTCGCATCAAGTTCGTCCGGGCCGCGTCACGCTGCGCGACCACGACTTCCGCCGCCGCCCCGATTTTCAGCTCATCGCAGACGCCAAATGCTCGCTCGATTCCGAATCTCGCTACGAAAGCTACGCGTACGCTCCCGGCGCATTCGTGATCGATCCGGGCCGCCACGACGAACGTGAAGGAAAAACACTCGCCACCCGAAGACTCGACGCCGCACGTCAAGGCCGTCGCAAAGTCCTCTTTCAAACGACCGCATTGTCACTTGCGCCGGGTGAAATTTTCGGCATCGACGCGCATCCTCGCGCCGACCTCGGCCCGGACAAACGCTTGCTCATGATCCAGCGCACGCTGGAAGGCACGAGCGAAGGAGAATGGGTGAGCACGGGTATGGCCGTCTTTGCCGACGATCCGTACCGTCCGTCGCTCGTGACCCCGAAACCTCGCATGGGCGGCCTGCAAAGCGCCGTGGTCGTCGGTCCTGCGGGCGAAGAAATTCACGTCGACGAACACGGCCGCGTCCGCGTGCAATTCCATTGGGATCGCGAAGGCAAGTACACCGACGAAAGCTCGTGCTGGATGCGCGTGAGCCAAGCTTGGGCCGGCCGAGGCTTCGGCATGGCGTCTCTTCCGCGCATCGGCCAAGAAGTGCTCGTGGACTTCCTCGAAGGTGACCCGGACCAACCCATCATCGTCGGACGCCTCTTCAACGGCACGTCCCCGCATCCGTACAAATTGCCCGACCACAAGACAAAAACGTCCTGGAAGAGCGATTCTTCGCCAGGTTCGGGCGGCTTCAACGAAATCACGTTCGAAGACGCCAAAGGACGCGAAAAGGTCATCGTTCACGCGCAAAAAGACCGCGACGAAGTCATTCGAGAAAACCAATCGACGCAAATCGGCAAAGACCTCGACGTCCAAGTCGGGGCCAATGAAAAACACAAAATCGGTGCCGATCAAACGTGGCACATCGTCGGTTCACGCACGACACGCGTCGAAAAGAACGACATTCTCGTCGTCGGCGGCGATTGCCACATTCAGCTCGGCGAAACCGGTGCGTCCCTCTCGAATGGTCGCGTCGTCTTGTCGACCGGAAAAGCATCCCTCACGCTCGCTGACGGCGATATTTTCCTCGACGCGAGCGGCAGCATCAAAGTCAGCTCGGGAGGACTCGCATCCTTGGCCGGCAAGGAAGTGCATATCGATGGAGCTCCCAACGTCCTGCTCAATACGGCGGGCGGCGGAGCCCCGCTTCCGATGACGCTCGGAACGCTGGAGGTTGCTTTGGCCGACCTTCAAATTCCCGACGCGATCAAGTCGGTGGCGAAATCGCTGAAAGCGCCCATTTTCGATGAAATCCCCGGCGGCTTCGACGAAGAGGCCATCGAAGGAGCGCTCAAGAAGCTGCTCGAAATTCCGCCGAAATCGATTGCCGATGCGCCGGGCTATTTGCTCATGCCCGAATCGATCAACGAACAGATTCAATCGCAAATCGACAAGATCCTCGAAACGCCCACGATGCTCGTGTCGAACATCCTCGATCGCGTGGCGCTCGAACAACAAAAGCTCGCGGATCGTATCGAGCAATTGCGTGCTCGCGCCGGAGAAATCGTGGGCGACGTGCAAGAAAAAATCCGCGGCGCCGTGGAAGATCTTCGCGCTCGGGCCGAAGCTGCGAAACAAATGGCCATTGCGAAGTTCGAGGAAGTCAAGGCGCGTCTCGAAGCGGCCAAAGCGCAAGTGCAAGCCAAGATTCAAGAATTGCGCGGGAAGCTCGAAGAAGCCAAAGCGCGCGCAGAAGCGCTCGTCGAAGAATTCAAGGGCAAACTCGAAGCTGCCAAAGCTGCCGTCATGGGCAAGGTGAACGAAGTCAAAGAGCGCTTCGAAGAAGCCAAAGCCCGCGTGCAAGCCAAGATTGACGAAATCAAGGGACGCATCGAAGCGGTCAAGGAACAGGCCAAAGCGAAGATCGACGAAATCAAAGGGCGCATTAGCGAGCTCAAGGAACAGGCCAAAGCCAAGGTTCAAGAGATCAAAGAACGCGTTTTGGCCATGAAGGACCAGGCCGTCGAGAAGTTCCAGGAAATGAAGAAGCAGGCCACCGATATCATCGAAATGGCCAAGTCCCAGGTGGAAGCGGCGAAAGCGCGCGTGGAAGAGCTGAAGGGGCAGATCGAAGGCGCCAAAGAGCAAGTCAAGCAGAAGGTTGCCGAGTGGAAGGGCAAAGTCGAGGAATGGAAGGCGGCCGCGAAAGCCCAAGTCGAAGAGGTGAAGGCGCAGGCCAAAGCCGTGGTCGACGAAGTCAAGGGCACGATTGAAAGCGCCAAAGAGACGGTCAAGCAAACGATTGCGGATGCAAAGGAAGTCGTCGCAGACGTCAAAGCCCTTCCGAAGGAATTCGCAAACGAGGCGAAAGCAGCTTGGAACGAAGCCAAGACCGAAGCGAAGGACGCTTGGAATCAGACGAAGCAAGAAGCGAAGCAAACGTGGCAAGAAGCCAAGGACACGTGGAAGCAGGCCAAGGACGAGGCCAAAGCGACGTGGGATCAAACGAAGGACGAAGCGAAAGCTGCATTCAATGAGGCAAAAGCGGACGCCAAGCAGACGATCGAAGACTTGAAGGGCGAAGCGAAAAAGGCGGCGGAGGATGCGAAGAGCGCTGCCAAAGACATCAAGGGCGACGCCAAAGAAGCCTGGAACGACATCAAGGACGAGGCGGAAGATTTTTGGGGCGACCTCAAAGACATCGGCAAAGGCGGCTCGAACGATGCCGCGCAAGCATCCGCGAACGAAGCCGAAAGCGGCGCGGAGGCTGCAAAACAGGCGCTTCAAAACATTTTTGGTCAAAATGGCGTGCCAAACGGGGCGCAGGCCATATCGGGGCCGAATGTGGGCATTCCGGGCGCACCGGATTCGGGTTCCATGGGGCAAATGTTATCGCGCGCGGGAGGTTTTACCGGGGACGACGTGGCGCAAGCGCTCAATCAAAGCTCAGGCGGCGCGACGATCTTCCAAAGCCCGAGCGAAGGGCAGATGTTCATCCTGAAAACCCAGAATGCATCGCCGCTCTCCGCAGGCGAACTGAATGCGCACCTCGTCGAAGCCCAAATGAATGGGTTTTCCTCGGGCGATGCATTCGTCCACACGCTGTCGCAAAAAGGTTATGCCGTGTACGAGCGTCCGTGGGGAGAGCTCGGTGAGGCATTCGTGAAGCGGTCTGCCGTGATTTGA